Proteins encoded within one genomic window of Macrotis lagotis isolate mMagLag1 chromosome 3, bilby.v1.9.chrom.fasta, whole genome shotgun sequence:
- the LOC141516579 gene encoding V-type proton ATPase 16 kDa proteolipid subunit c-like, with the protein MSTSPEYTSFFAVIGASSAMIFSALGAAYGTAKSGTGIAAMSVMRPELIMKSIIPVVMAGIIAIYGLVVAVLIANSLTEHITLFKSFLQLGAGLSVGLSGLATGFATGIVGDAGVRGTAQQPRLFVGMILILLFTEVLGLYGLIVALILSTK; encoded by the coding sequence ATGTCCACGAGTCCCGAGTACACGTCCTTCTTCGCCGTCATTGGAGCCTCATCTGCCATGATCTTCAGCGCTCTTGGGGCAGCTTATGGCACAGCAAAAAGTGGCACTGGTATTGCAGCCATGTCAGTCATGCGACCTGAGCTGATCATGAAGTCAATCATTCCTGTCGTCATGGCTGGTATCATTGCTATCTATGGTCTGGTGGTGGCCGTTCTCATCGCCAACTCTCTGACAGAGCATATCACCCTGTTCAAGAGCTTCCTTCAGCTGGGAGCAGGCCTCAGTGTAGGTCTGAGCGGGCTGGCAACTGGCTTTGCCACTGGCATTGTTGGAGATGCTGGTGTTCGGGGGACGGCACAGCAGCCCCGACTATTCGTGGGGATGATCCTGATTCTGCTCTTCACTGAGGTGCTTGGCCTGTATGGCCTGATTGTGGCCCTCATTCTCTCTACAAAGTAg
- the MOB2 gene encoding MOB kinase activator 2 isoform X2 produces MDWLMGKSKAKPNGKKPAPEEKKLYLEPEYTKSRITDFEFKELVMLPREIDLNEWLASNTTTFFHHINLQYSTISEFCTGDSCQTMAVGNTQYYWYDERGKKTKCTAPQYVDFVMSSVQKLVTDEDVFPTKYGKEFPNSFESLVKKICRYLFHVLAHIYAAHFKETLALELHGHLNTLYTHFILFIREFNLVDSKEVTVMDDLTEVLCSGGGGGANGSGGSGGGGAQNHVKER; encoded by the exons gaaGTCCAAGGCAAAGCCCAATGGGAAGAAGCCGGCCCCTGAGGAGAAGAAGCTCTACTTGGAACCTGAGTATACCAAGTCCAGGATCACTGACTTCGAGTTCAAGGAGCTGGTGATGCTGCCACGGGAGATCGACCTCAATGAGTGGCTGGCCAGCAATA cGACCACCTTTTTCCACCACATCAACCTCCAATATAGCACAATCTCCGAATTCTGCACAGGAGACAGCTGCCAGACCATGGCCGTGGGCAACAC GCAATACTACTGGTATGATGAGCggggaaagaaaaccaaatgCACGGCCCCCCAGTATGTCGACTTTGTCATGAGCTCAGTGCAGAAATTGGTGACCGATGAGGACGTCTTCCCTACAAAATACG GCAAGGAGTTCCCCAACTCCTTCGAGTCGCTGGTCAAGAAGATCTGCCGGTACCTGTTCCACGTGCTGGCCCACATCTATGCAGCCCACTTCAAGGAGACCCTGGCCCTGGAGCTGCACGGACACTTGAACACGCTTTACACACACTTCATCCTGTTCATCAGGGAATTCAACCTGGTGGACTCCAAGGAGGTCACGGTCATGGACGACCTCACCGAGGTCCTGTGCAGCGGGGGCGGCGGGGGCGCCAACGGCAGTgggggcagcggcggcggcggggcaCAGAACCACGTGAAGGAGAGATGA
- the MOB2 gene encoding MOB kinase activator 2 isoform X1, protein MVGDHCNLPGDRAGLSPPPKAGLSCKMVLQAVGKVLRKSKAKPNGKKPAPEEKKLYLEPEYTKSRITDFEFKELVMLPREIDLNEWLASNTTTFFHHINLQYSTISEFCTGDSCQTMAVGNTQYYWYDERGKKTKCTAPQYVDFVMSSVQKLVTDEDVFPTKYGKEFPNSFESLVKKICRYLFHVLAHIYAAHFKETLALELHGHLNTLYTHFILFIREFNLVDSKEVTVMDDLTEVLCSGGGGGANGSGGSGGGGAQNHVKER, encoded by the exons ATGGTGGGAGACCACTGTAACCTCCCCGGAGACCGAGCCGGCCTCAGCCCGCCCCCCAAGGCCGGCCTCAGCTGCAAGATGGTCCTGCAGGCAGTGGGCAAGGTGCTCAG gaaGTCCAAGGCAAAGCCCAATGGGAAGAAGCCGGCCCCTGAGGAGAAGAAGCTCTACTTGGAACCTGAGTATACCAAGTCCAGGATCACTGACTTCGAGTTCAAGGAGCTGGTGATGCTGCCACGGGAGATCGACCTCAATGAGTGGCTGGCCAGCAATA cGACCACCTTTTTCCACCACATCAACCTCCAATATAGCACAATCTCCGAATTCTGCACAGGAGACAGCTGCCAGACCATGGCCGTGGGCAACAC GCAATACTACTGGTATGATGAGCggggaaagaaaaccaaatgCACGGCCCCCCAGTATGTCGACTTTGTCATGAGCTCAGTGCAGAAATTGGTGACCGATGAGGACGTCTTCCCTACAAAATACG GCAAGGAGTTCCCCAACTCCTTCGAGTCGCTGGTCAAGAAGATCTGCCGGTACCTGTTCCACGTGCTGGCCCACATCTATGCAGCCCACTTCAAGGAGACCCTGGCCCTGGAGCTGCACGGACACTTGAACACGCTTTACACACACTTCATCCTGTTCATCAGGGAATTCAACCTGGTGGACTCCAAGGAGGTCACGGTCATGGACGACCTCACCGAGGTCCTGTGCAGCGGGGGCGGCGGGGGCGCCAACGGCAGTgggggcagcggcggcggcggggcaCAGAACCACGTGAAGGAGAGATGA